GCAGCTCATCAGCACCGGCCTCGCCAGCCAGCGCGTCGATGCGTTGCTGTTCGATGACAACGGTTTGTGGATCGGCGGCGTGCGCAACGCCCTCCGCCAGCCGGCCGATGAATCATTGGAAGGCATCACCTACTGGCGCGATCCCCAAGCCGGCAATTCCGACAACCGCGATTGGCGCTACTACGACGCGCGCTACAATTTCAGCATGAGCAGCGACGAGGTGAACAGCTTCGCCTTCGACCGCGACAAACTCTACTGCGCCACCGAGAACGGCATCAACATCTACGACACGCAAAAAGACCGCTGGCAACGTCTGCTTTCGCTCGATGGACTGGCCAGCCCGCGCGTCAACGATCTTGTCATCTATGAAAATTATCTCTATGCCGCCACGGATTTGGGATTGAACCGCATCGTGCTCGGCACGATCGGCCGAGACTCGCTGGGCATCGGCGAAGTGCTGCCGGACATGCTGCGGCACGTGCGCGTGCATGATCTCGACCGCCAGGAAAATCTGCTTTGGGCGGCCACCGATCAAGGGCCGTTCGTGTATGACATGGCCAAAGACAACGGCGGTTTCACCGATATCGAAAACGGGCCGGGCCGCGTCATCACCTATGCGGTTTCATATTACGATTCGCTGGTTTGGTTCGGCACCAACTGGGGCGTCGAGGCGCTGGAGGTCGTGCATCAGCAGTGGCTGACCGCGCCGGCGCGCAACTCGCTGGGCGGCGCGGAAATCTACGCCCTCGTCTCCGGGCCGGAGGTGGTGTGGGCCGGCACCAACAACGGCGCGTTCAAATATCATCCCGAGCGCCGGGAATGGAAGCAATACACCACCGAGGACGGTTTGATCGATGATCACGTCAATGCCATTGCGCTCGACCGGGAGCTGGTCTGGTTCGGGACGGATTTGGGATTGACTGTGTTTCGTTGGCAGGCGTTTCATCGTTTCGAGTAAATGCGGCTCGTGGAGTTCTGATTATGCTCAACGCCGGCGTTTTGACCTTTCGGGAGTTTCCCATGCGCGAAACTCTGCCGCTCGCCGCCATTCATGAAGCCGTGCTCCAGTTTCTGCACGGCCGCGATGACGCCGGCCTTTTTGGCGCACCGGCGGTCAATGCCTATGTTAGCGCGCCTCGCATGTCACAGGGCGTCGAATTGCTTTCCGTGCGTGCCCTTGAGCTGGCAAAAGAAATGCGGGATCATCTCAGCCAGAGATTTCGCATTGCCGTACGCCTGCGCAAGATGGGCGAAGGGAAAGGCTCCCGCCTCTTGCAAGTCAGAAAAGCCGGCAACCGCCATCTCGTGGATATCCGGCCGGTCGCAAAACTGCCTCGCGCACGGTAGATCGATAGTCTGCTGGTCGTGGCGCCCGCAGAGTTGGTCGCCAGCAAGGTTGTCGCATTTCACCAGCGGCGCGGCAAGCCCAAGTCCGGCACCGATTGGCGGGACTTGGCGATGTTGCTGTTGGCGTTTCCCGAGCTTAAGGCCGCCGCGTCGGGGCCGGTGGCAGAAAGCCTGAAATCGGCTGGGGTGGATGCCAAGATACTGGAGGTCTGGCAGGAAGTGGTGGCGCAGGACATCCAGCCGCCCGAAGAGGATGATGAGTTTTGAATGCTTTTTCTTGAGTGTATGGATCTCTTCAGCCAGCTCGCGCAGGAAAATCTGCAACACAGCACACCGCTCGCGGAGCGCATGCGGCCGCGGCATATCGATGATTTTGTCGGGCAGGGGCATTTGCTCGACCCGGGCAAGCCCTTGCGCCTGGCATGGGAAACCGGCGCTTTCGGCTCGCTGCTGCTGTGGGGGCCGCCGGGCAGCGGCAAGACCACGCTGGCCAAGCTGCTGGCGCAGGCCTCGCAGGCGGATTTTTTCATGCTGAGCGCCGTGGCGAGCGGTGTCGCGGAAGTGCGCGAAGTGCTGCAAAAAGCAACGAACAATCGCCGCAGCGGCCGGCGCACGATTCTGTTCATCGATGAGATTCACCGCTTCAACAAGGCCCAGCAGGATGCCCTGCTGCAGCGCGTGGAAGACGGCACCATCTGCCTCATCGGCGCGACCACGGAGAATCCCTCATTTGAAGTCATCTCCCCGCTGCTCTCCCGCTGCCAGGTGTACACGCTAAAAGCGCTGGACGAAGCTGCGCTGCGGCAGATTATCGCGCATGCGCTCGCCCACGACCCGCAGTTGCAGCAGGCCAGGATTGTGTTGGAAGAGGCGGCGCGCGACTTTCTGGTGGCGCTCGCGGCCGGTGACGGCCGGGCGGCGTTGAACGGCCTGGAGCAGGCGGTGCGCCTCTGTCCGCCGAACGCGCAGCAGCAGCGCGTGCTCACCGTCGAACACATCCGCGAGGCGGTGCAGAAGCGCGCCTTGCACTACGATCGCGCCGGGGACCAGCATTATGACACGATCTCGGCGTTCATCAAAAGCGTGCGCGGCGGTGATCCCAATGCGGCGCTGCATTATCTTGCGCGCATGCTGGAGGCCGGCGAGGATCCCAAATTCATCG
The bacterium DNA segment above includes these coding regions:
- a CDS encoding replication-associated recombination protein A; the protein is MLFLECMDLFSQLAQENLQHSTPLAERMRPRHIDDFVGQGHLLDPGKPLRLAWETGAFGSLLLWGPPGSGKTTLAKLLAQASQADFFMLSAVASGVAEVREVLQKATNNRRSGRRTILFIDEIHRFNKAQQDALLQRVEDGTICLIGATTENPSFEVISPLLSRCQVYTLKALDEAALRQIIAHALAHDPQLQQARIVLEEAARDFLVALAAGDGRAALNGLEQAVRLCPPNAQQQRVLTVEHIREAVQKRALHYDRAGDQHYDTISAFIKSVRGGDPNAALHYLARMLEAGEDPKFIARRLIILASEDIGNAEPLGLVVATSAFTAVTYVGMPEAGLVLAQTATFLAGAPKSNASYRGLSAATQDVKEKPVAQIPLHLRNAPTSLMAQAGYGSGYQYPHDFPGHFVEQEYLPENLTGALYYRPSANGAEADIARRLQAWWQKYREQRNGDEAAAPPDSE